From Serinicoccus profundi, the proteins below share one genomic window:
- a CDS encoding S8 family serine peptidase gives MSMHSLPRRRWWATLATGTLLVSGMATVPAAAAPDATDDAGTIDAAVDAELESEGRSDVWVRFADRPDLEQFATITDWDKRGQAVADALRASATASQADLRQELDAAGVDYRAFWATNSIRVDAADLALVTSMAATDGVEGIYAPMEIELPELKEEEPRMAPAAVEWGVNDVNAPQVWDDLGIRGEGVVVATIDSGAQYDHPALVTSYRGNNGDGTFDHDYNWFDAAGTSPDAPADGNGHGTHVTGTMVGDDGGDNQVGVAPGATWIAANGCCPSDAALIASGEWMLQPTDLEGDNPDVTKRPHIINNSWGTRTPSTAPFMEDVIEAWAASGQFGVFANGNSGPACESSGSPGSRIVAYSVGNYTINHTIAGTSGRGAGQDGEIKPNISAPGSAVRSSVPGNGYAVYSGTSMASPHVAGAVALAWSGAPALVGDVDATRDLLNGSAVNTEDLQCGGTAEDNNVFGEGRLDALELVTSAPIGDAGTLEGTVTDASSGDPLADASVLVDGPIERSLLTDEAGAYSATLSAGDYDLTMSRFGYATESASATVTAGGTTTVDAALEPVPSGAVTGTVTDGSGYGFPLYARVAAEGTPVATYTDPETGEFSLDLPQGETFELTVQVQYPGYLTSTVEASSGGEPLDVSVPVDAQTCTAPGYSYVVDGVTESFDATTVPDGWEVVDHAGSGEVWAFDDPGERGNLTGGEGGFAIVDSDFYGSGGSQDTSLVSPAVDMSELANPVVGFAQDWRGLGDDLADVEVSTDGGETWTTVLSQDLSVRGPDEQVVALPDAAGESDVRVAFHLSQAEYDWWWQVDDVFLGNRDCSPSGEGGYVVGNVYAGEGGEAIDGATVTNLDVPEETALTQETPADDNLDDGFYWMFSAHPGDHPFEASARGYSSQTQDVTVQHAEAVRADFTLGSGFVTVDTDSIEVYQPLGSERRHRLTFDNTGTGAAEVTLSELAGEFEILRVDGSTDTMGLAAADDEGGEVVRLDVDTSLAAGASGMGAQGTKDPARVAADPWTPLGNYPRVAMDNRVVNLDGTWYTLGGTTGTAAFADVNRYDPVAMAWTAAAPLPEAASAVTAGAVDGQIVVSGGWVSGGVSTDTHLYDAAADSWSAGAPAPAAVSAAGTAVMNGTVYSVGGCTTSSCTPMTSAVMAYDVAADSWTELADYPVAVAFASCGGVDGQVVCTGGNPGSGGIADSYAYDPDADAWSELPDAPSDSWAAQAAAANGHLVVNGGVQAGAVTNASFAFDGASGTWVEMPASGAAVYRGGAACGIAKVGGSSGGFTPVDVAEQLPGFDDCGAAAADVDWLTVDPMEFTLEPGERLRVTVTTDADVAQPGTYTAGIGIRTDTPQRFDPIDVTMHVTPPRNWGKLQGDVEGIQCDTSRVGLGGAVVDLTPTSGDDPGYSLITQEDGSYAYWVITGRYQTIVAKDGYRPTVDDIRVPRGRIVTEDFALRRIGC, from the coding sequence ATGTCGATGCACTCACTACCACGACGGCGCTGGTGGGCCACCCTGGCCACCGGCACCCTGCTCGTCTCGGGGATGGCGACCGTGCCGGCCGCTGCGGCCCCGGACGCCACCGATGACGCCGGCACGATCGATGCGGCGGTCGACGCCGAGCTGGAGAGCGAGGGCAGATCCGACGTCTGGGTCCGCTTCGCCGACCGACCTGATCTGGAGCAGTTCGCCACGATCACCGACTGGGACAAGCGTGGCCAGGCCGTCGCGGATGCGTTGCGGGCATCCGCGACGGCGAGCCAGGCCGACCTCCGGCAGGAGCTGGACGCGGCAGGCGTGGACTATCGCGCCTTCTGGGCCACCAACTCGATCCGGGTCGACGCGGCGGACCTCGCGCTCGTGACCTCCATGGCGGCCACCGATGGTGTCGAGGGCATCTACGCCCCGATGGAGATCGAGCTGCCCGAGCTCAAGGAGGAGGAGCCGCGGATGGCTCCGGCTGCCGTCGAGTGGGGCGTCAACGACGTCAACGCACCCCAGGTGTGGGACGACCTCGGCATCCGAGGGGAGGGAGTGGTGGTCGCCACCATCGACTCGGGCGCGCAGTACGACCACCCGGCCCTGGTCACCTCCTACCGCGGCAACAACGGCGACGGCACGTTCGACCACGACTACAACTGGTTCGACGCCGCCGGCACCTCACCCGACGCACCGGCCGACGGCAACGGCCACGGCACCCACGTGACCGGCACGATGGTCGGCGACGACGGCGGGGACAACCAGGTCGGCGTCGCGCCGGGCGCCACCTGGATCGCGGCCAACGGCTGCTGCCCCAGTGACGCGGCCCTCATCGCCTCCGGCGAGTGGATGCTCCAGCCCACCGACCTCGAGGGCGACAACCCCGACGTCACCAAGCGCCCCCACATCATCAACAACAGCTGGGGCACCAGGACCCCCTCGACGGCCCCCTTCATGGAGGACGTCATCGAGGCCTGGGCGGCCAGTGGGCAGTTCGGCGTCTTCGCCAACGGCAACTCCGGGCCCGCCTGCGAGAGCTCGGGGTCACCGGGCAGCCGCATCGTGGCCTACAGCGTCGGCAACTACACCATCAACCACACCATCGCCGGCACCTCCGGGCGGGGCGCCGGCCAGGACGGGGAGATCAAGCCCAACATCTCGGCTCCGGGCAGCGCGGTGCGCTCCTCGGTCCCCGGCAACGGGTATGCCGTCTACAGCGGCACCTCGATGGCCAGCCCGCACGTCGCCGGGGCCGTGGCGCTCGCCTGGTCCGGCGCGCCGGCCCTGGTCGGGGATGTCGACGCCACCCGCGACCTGCTCAACGGGTCGGCGGTGAACACCGAGGACCTCCAGTGCGGCGGCACCGCCGAGGACAACAACGTCTTCGGCGAGGGCCGGCTGGACGCCCTGGAACTGGTCACCTCGGCACCGATCGGTGACGCGGGCACGCTGGAGGGGACGGTGACCGACGCCAGCAGTGGCGACCCGCTCGCCGACGCCTCCGTGCTGGTGGACGGTCCCATCGAGCGCAGCCTGCTGACCGACGAGGCCGGTGCCTACTCCGCCACGCTGTCCGCGGGCGACTACGACCTCACGATGAGTCGGTTCGGCTATGCCACCGAGTCCGCGTCCGCGACCGTCACGGCCGGCGGGACGACGACCGTCGACGCCGCGCTGGAGCCGGTGCCGAGCGGCGCCGTCACCGGGACGGTCACGGACGGCTCCGGATACGGTTTCCCGTTGTATGCGCGGGTGGCGGCCGAAGGGACGCCGGTGGCGACGTATACCGACCCCGAGACGGGAGAGTTCTCCCTCGACCTCCCGCAGGGCGAGACCTTCGAGCTCACCGTTCAGGTGCAGTACCCGGGCTACCTCACCTCCACGGTGGAGGCGAGCTCGGGGGGTGAGCCGCTGGACGTCTCGGTGCCCGTCGATGCGCAGACGTGCACCGCACCCGGCTACTCCTACGTCGTCGACGGGGTGACGGAGAGCTTCGACGCCACCACGGTGCCCGACGGGTGGGAGGTCGTGGACCACGCCGGCTCCGGCGAGGTCTGGGCCTTCGACGACCCGGGCGAGCGGGGCAACCTCACCGGTGGTGAGGGCGGCTTCGCGATCGTCGACTCCGACTTCTACGGCTCGGGCGGCAGCCAGGACACCTCCCTGGTGAGCCCCGCCGTGGACATGAGCGAGCTGGCCAACCCGGTCGTCGGGTTCGCGCAGGACTGGCGCGGGCTCGGCGACGACCTGGCCGACGTCGAGGTGAGCACCGATGGTGGGGAGACCTGGACGACGGTGCTCTCCCAGGACCTGTCGGTCCGCGGCCCGGACGAGCAGGTCGTCGCCCTGCCGGACGCAGCCGGTGAGTCCGACGTGCGGGTGGCCTTCCACCTCTCGCAGGCGGAGTACGACTGGTGGTGGCAGGTCGACGACGTCTTCCTGGGCAACCGCGACTGCTCGCCGTCCGGCGAGGGCGGGTATGTCGTGGGCAACGTCTACGCCGGTGAGGGCGGAGAGGCCATCGACGGCGCGACCGTGACCAACCTCGACGTCCCGGAGGAGACCGCGCTGACGCAGGAGACGCCGGCGGACGACAACCTGGACGACGGGTTCTACTGGATGTTCTCGGCCCACCCGGGCGACCATCCGTTCGAGGCCAGCGCCCGCGGGTACTCCTCGCAGACGCAGGACGTCACGGTGCAGCACGCGGAAGCGGTGCGGGCCGACTTCACCCTGGGTTCGGGCTTCGTCACGGTGGACACCGACAGCATCGAGGTCTACCAACCGTTGGGGTCGGAGCGGCGACACCGCCTCACCTTCGACAACACCGGCACCGGCGCGGCCGAGGTCACGCTGAGCGAGCTCGCCGGTGAGTTCGAGATCCTGCGTGTCGACGGGTCGACGGACACCATGGGTCTGGCCGCCGCTGACGACGAGGGGGGTGAGGTCGTCCGGCTGGACGTCGACACCTCCCTGGCTGCCGGTGCCTCGGGCATGGGCGCCCAGGGGACCAAGGACCCGGCACGGGTCGCCGCGGACCCCTGGACCCCGCTGGGCAACTACCCGCGGGTGGCCATGGACAACCGCGTCGTCAACCTCGACGGCACGTGGTACACCCTCGGTGGGACCACGGGCACGGCGGCCTTCGCGGACGTCAACCGGTACGACCCGGTGGCCATGGCGTGGACCGCCGCGGCGCCTCTGCCGGAGGCAGCCTCGGCCGTCACGGCAGGAGCAGTCGACGGGCAGATCGTGGTCTCCGGCGGCTGGGTCAGCGGCGGGGTCTCCACGGACACCCACCTGTACGACGCGGCTGCCGACTCCTGGTCGGCCGGCGCGCCGGCACCCGCCGCGGTGTCGGCGGCCGGCACGGCCGTCATGAACGGCACGGTCTACTCCGTCGGAGGGTGCACGACGAGCTCGTGCACACCGATGACGTCGGCTGTCATGGCGTATGACGTCGCGGCCGACAGCTGGACCGAGCTGGCCGACTACCCGGTCGCGGTGGCCTTCGCCTCCTGCGGCGGGGTGGACGGTCAGGTCGTCTGCACCGGGGGCAACCCCGGCTCGGGCGGCATCGCGGACAGCTACGCCTACGACCCGGACGCCGACGCCTGGTCCGAGCTGCCGGACGCACCGTCCGACAGCTGGGCCGCCCAGGCGGCCGCGGCCAACGGCCACCTGGTGGTCAACGGCGGCGTCCAGGCTGGCGCGGTGACCAACGCCAGCTTCGCCTTCGACGGCGCAAGCGGGACGTGGGTCGAGATGCCGGCCAGCGGCGCCGCCGTCTACCGCGGGGGTGCCGCGTGCGGCATCGCCAAGGTGGGAGGGTCCAGCGGTGGCTTCACCCCGGTCGACGTCGCCGAGCAGCTGCCCGGCTTCGACGACTGCGGTGCCGCGGCTGCCGATGTCGACTGGCTCACGGTGGACCCGATGGAGTTCACCCTCGAACCGGGCGAGCGGCTGCGGGTCACCGTCACCACCGATGCGGACGTCGCCCAGCCGGGCACCTACACGGCCGGGATCGGGATCCGCACCGACACCCCGCAGCGCTTCGACCCGATCGACGTGACGATGCACGTCACGCCGCCGCGGAACTGGGGCAAGCTGCAGGGCGACGTCGAGGGGATCCAGTGCGACACCTCGCGGGTCGGCCTCGGCGGGGCGGTGGTGGACCTCACGCCCACCAGCGGTGACGACCCCGGCTACAGCCTCATCACGCAGGAGGACGGGTCGTATGCCTACTGGGTCATCACGGGTCGCTACCAGACGATCGTGGCCAAGGACGGCTACCGTCCGACGGTCGACGACATCCGGGTGCCCCGGGGTCGGATCGTGACGGAGGACTTCGCCCTCCGCAGGATCGGCTGCTGA
- a CDS encoding Fur family transcriptional regulator, translated as MTSTTAPPAAALRAAGLRVTSPRLAVLDTLERHPHVEAAEVVHLTRARHQGVSVQGVYDVLAALTAARLVRRIEPAHAVARYELDRGDNHHHVVCRDCDVLVDVPCPVGSAPCLDPAGAQSLGFTVDEAEVIYWGRCPQCQNTTDSTTKEKP; from the coding sequence ATGACCTCGACCACCGCGCCACCCGCCGCCGCCCTCCGGGCCGCTGGTCTCCGGGTGACGTCGCCGCGGCTGGCGGTGCTCGACACGCTCGAGCGCCACCCGCACGTGGAGGCGGCGGAGGTCGTCCACCTCACCCGCGCCCGACACCAGGGCGTCTCCGTCCAAGGGGTGTATGACGTGCTGGCCGCCCTCACGGCGGCGCGCCTGGTGCGTCGCATCGAGCCGGCGCACGCGGTCGCCCGCTACGAGCTGGACCGGGGTGATAATCACCACCACGTCGTCTGTCGCGACTGCGACGTGCTGGTGGACGTGCCCTGCCCCGTCGGGTCGGCGCCCTGCCTCGATCCGGCCGGGGCCCAGTCCCTCGGGTTCACGGTGGACGAGGCCGAGGTCATCTACTGGGGGCGGTGCCCGCAGTGCCAGAACACCACCGACAGCACGACGAAGGAGAAGCCATGA
- a CDS encoding catalase, which translates to MSSHPGYVNAEHSGEGVAPEGSTTSNGAPNDSDRNSLSVGANGPLLLHDVTLIENLAHFDREKVPERLPHAKGSGAFGVFETTEDVSAYTKAGIFQQGASSEVITRFSTVAGEQGSPDTWRDVRGFSVRLYTDEGNLDIVGNNTPVFFVRDPMKFPNFIRSQRRMPDSGLRSPNMQWDFWTANPESAHQVSYLMGDRGLPRTWREMNGYSSHTYMWVNESGERFWVKYHWHSDQGVANITNEEAERLAGADADHHRRDLFEAIDRGDHPSWTLSVQVMPYDEAKTYRYNPFDLTKVWPHADYPLVKVGRMTLNRNPENWFAQIEQVAFSPSNQVRGTGVSPDKMLLARVFSYPDAQRHRIGANFTHLPVNQPKTQVNAYQFDGPMAYLHSGSQPTYATNAYGRPWSDTTGPVENGWEADGELVRQAYDLRPDDDDFGQAGLLVREVYTDEQRERLAQTVGGMMGACEPEVRTRVYAYWRNVDQQLGDRIEQIGSGADSASDEAGDDAGTLREREGDLVGGQR; encoded by the coding sequence ATGAGCAGTCATCCCGGCTACGTCAATGCCGAGCACAGCGGTGAGGGGGTGGCCCCCGAGGGGTCGACCACCAGCAACGGCGCGCCCAACGACTCCGACCGCAACAGCCTGTCGGTCGGCGCCAACGGTCCGCTCCTCCTGCACGACGTGACCCTCATCGAGAACCTCGCGCACTTCGACCGCGAGAAGGTGCCGGAGCGACTGCCGCACGCCAAGGGGTCGGGCGCCTTCGGCGTCTTCGAGACCACCGAGGACGTCTCGGCCTACACCAAGGCCGGGATCTTCCAGCAGGGCGCGAGCAGCGAGGTCATCACCCGCTTCTCCACCGTCGCCGGTGAGCAGGGCTCCCCCGACACCTGGCGCGACGTCCGCGGCTTCTCGGTGCGCCTCTACACCGACGAGGGCAACCTCGACATCGTCGGCAACAACACCCCGGTGTTCTTCGTCCGCGACCCCATGAAGTTCCCCAACTTCATCCGCTCGCAGCGGCGGATGCCCGACAGCGGCCTGCGCTCGCCCAACATGCAGTGGGACTTCTGGACCGCCAACCCCGAGTCCGCGCACCAGGTCAGCTACCTCATGGGCGACCGCGGCCTGCCGCGCACGTGGCGCGAGATGAACGGCTACTCCTCCCACACCTACATGTGGGTCAACGAGTCGGGTGAGCGCTTCTGGGTGAAGTACCACTGGCACAGCGACCAGGGTGTGGCCAACATCACCAACGAGGAGGCGGAGCGCCTCGCCGGGGCCGACGCCGACCACCACCGTCGCGACCTCTTCGAGGCCATCGACCGGGGTGACCACCCGAGCTGGACGCTGTCGGTGCAGGTCATGCCCTACGACGAGGCCAAGACCTACCGCTACAACCCGTTCGACCTCACCAAGGTGTGGCCGCACGCCGACTACCCGCTCGTCAAGGTCGGCCGGATGACCCTCAACCGCAACCCAGAGAACTGGTTCGCCCAGATCGAGCAGGTGGCCTTCAGCCCCTCCAACCAGGTCCGCGGCACCGGCGTCTCCCCCGACAAGATGCTGCTGGCCCGGGTCTTCTCCTACCCGGACGCCCAGCGGCACCGCATCGGCGCCAACTTCACCCACCTGCCGGTGAACCAGCCCAAGACCCAGGTCAACGCCTACCAGTTCGACGGCCCCATGGCCTACCTCCACTCGGGCAGCCAGCCGACGTATGCCACCAACGCCTACGGGCGTCCGTGGTCGGACACCACCGGCCCGGTGGAGAACGGCTGGGAGGCCGACGGCGAGCTGGTGCGCCAGGCCTACGACCTGCGCCCGGACGACGACGACTTCGGCCAGGCTGGACTCCTCGTGCGTGAGGTCTACACCGACGAGCAGCGCGAGCGCCTCGCCCAGACCGTGGGCGGCATGATGGGCGCCTGCGAGCCGGAGGTCCGGACCCGCGTCTACGCCTACTGGCGCAACGTCGACCAGCAGCTCGGTGACCGCATCGAGCAGATCGGCTCCGGCGCGGACTCCGCGTCCGACGAGGCCGGCGACGACGCTGGGACGCTGCGCGAGCGCGAGGGCGACCTCGTGGGCGGCCAGCGCTGA
- a CDS encoding SseB family protein, which yields MSDRFSGHRPQEGADTGGVPWAGRTLRGTGFDDDTGAADQALAALLAGPDPAPQEVVAAVARARLVVPIVAVAAEVDDSSGVPVDARSDMASVTLVAPDGQRALPAFTSTGALTAWDPSARPVPVTAQRAARAAVQEGCSVIPLDLPAAPGPAAYTLTGSMVWALAMARPWVPAHADDHVAAAVAQAARHEEAVSAHRLGGEAGDLLVELALCPGLTAAQVQAVVTRIGERLAVDAETRARIDAVAFRLLPASSE from the coding sequence ATGAGCGACCGCTTCTCGGGGCACCGACCGCAGGAGGGGGCTGACACCGGCGGGGTGCCCTGGGCGGGGCGCACCTTGCGCGGCACCGGCTTCGACGACGACACCGGCGCGGCCGACCAGGCCCTGGCGGCACTCCTCGCCGGTCCCGACCCGGCTCCCCAGGAGGTCGTGGCCGCGGTCGCGCGCGCCCGGCTCGTCGTGCCGATCGTCGCGGTCGCCGCCGAGGTCGACGACAGCTCCGGCGTCCCGGTCGACGCGCGCAGCGACATGGCCTCGGTCACCCTCGTCGCCCCCGACGGTCAGCGCGCGCTGCCCGCCTTCACCAGCACGGGAGCCCTCACCGCGTGGGACCCCTCGGCCCGACCCGTCCCGGTCACCGCGCAGCGTGCCGCCCGGGCCGCCGTCCAGGAGGGCTGCTCGGTCATCCCGCTGGACCTCCCGGCGGCACCCGGCCCCGCGGCATACACCTTGACCGGCTCGATGGTGTGGGCGCTGGCGATGGCCCGCCCCTGGGTGCCGGCTCATGCCGACGACCACGTGGCGGCGGCCGTGGCGCAGGCCGCGCGCCACGAGGAGGCGGTGAGCGCCCACCGGCTGGGCGGCGAGGCGGGCGACCTCCTGGTCGAGCTGGCGCTGTGCCCGGGGCTCACCGCAGCGCAGGTGCAGGCGGTGGTGACCCGGATCGGTGAGCGGCTGGCGGTCGACGCCGAGACCCGCGCCCGGATCGACGCCGTGGCCTTCCGGCTGCTCCCCGCTTCGTCCGAGTAG
- a CDS encoding HisA/HisF-related TIM barrel protein, whose product MTGTLDLLPAVDVASGRAAQVDADLPARPLDVAQAFVDQGARRIHLVDLDRAFGRGGDPRLMELLVEQLPVPVQLSGGITGPEDLAWAARTGAARVVLASSALASRDVLERAVDLLGERLVVAVDVREGQVVARGTPLVLGTLETVLAGHAVLREGHVRVLVADASRDGRRTGADLSLFRSVAQLVGAPVTASGGVAVLDDLGALRDCQEVDEVVLGAALHDGAFTLAQALEVTA is encoded by the coding sequence GTGACCGGAACGCTGGACCTGCTCCCTGCCGTCGACGTCGCCTCCGGGCGGGCGGCACAGGTGGACGCCGACCTCCCGGCACGGCCGCTCGATGTCGCGCAGGCCTTCGTCGACCAGGGCGCCCGGAGGATCCATCTCGTCGACCTGGACCGCGCCTTCGGTCGTGGGGGCGACCCCCGGCTCATGGAGCTCCTGGTCGAGCAGCTGCCCGTGCCGGTGCAGCTCTCCGGGGGGATCACCGGGCCCGAGGACCTCGCGTGGGCGGCGCGCACCGGTGCCGCGCGGGTGGTGCTGGCCAGCTCGGCCCTCGCCTCTCGCGACGTGCTGGAGCGCGCGGTAGACCTGCTGGGGGAGCGGCTGGTCGTCGCGGTCGACGTGCGGGAGGGACAGGTCGTCGCCCGCGGCACCCCGCTCGTCCTCGGCACGCTCGAGACGGTCCTCGCCGGGCACGCCGTCCTGCGCGAGGGACATGTCCGGGTGCTCGTCGCCGATGCCTCCCGCGACGGGCGGCGCACGGGCGCCGACCTCTCGCTCTTCCGCTCCGTGGCCCAGCTCGTGGGTGCCCCGGTCACCGCGTCGGGGGGCGTGGCGGTGCTGGACGACCTCGGCGCCCTGCGGGACTGCCAGGAGGTCGACGAGGTGGTGCTGGGGGCGGCGCTGCACGACGGGGCGTTCACCCTGGCCCAGGCCCTGGAGGTCACCGCATGA